The following coding sequences lie in one Romeriopsis navalis LEGE 11480 genomic window:
- the pdxA gene encoding 4-hydroxythreonine-4-phosphate dehydrogenase PdxA → MIMGAVESKPRLIITAGDPAGIGLEVILKAFADRAWAQTWLSQAQVSLISSRTLLQQTLTQLDLGELDPTIELIDRFTVDAPIRVGLGDAASGAVSFDYLNTAIDLAMAGKFDGIVTAPIAKSAWQAAGHIYPGQTELLAEKSGADRFGMMFLGRSPQTGWVLRALLATVHIPLRAVPEQLTQQVMTRKLELLLDCLQQDFGLQTPHIAIAGLNPHSGELGQLGCEEVDWLQPWLEDARARYPQVRLEGLIPPDTMWVKPGRAWFYDQTITTADAYLALYHDQGLIPVKLMAFDRAVNTSIGLPFVRTSPDHGTAFDIAGQGIASPQSMQSAIEWAIYLCQQRCKTTKC, encoded by the coding sequence ATGATCATGGGTGCAGTTGAATCGAAACCGCGATTAATCATTACTGCGGGTGATCCGGCGGGCATTGGGCTGGAAGTGATACTCAAGGCGTTTGCCGATCGCGCTTGGGCGCAAACTTGGCTATCGCAGGCCCAAGTGTCATTGATCAGCAGTCGGACGTTATTGCAGCAAACACTGACGCAGTTGGATCTGGGGGAGTTAGACCCAACCATCGAGTTAATCGATCGATTTACGGTGGATGCGCCGATTCGTGTGGGTCTGGGCGATGCCGCGAGTGGTGCTGTGAGTTTTGATTATTTGAATACGGCGATCGATTTAGCGATGGCTGGGAAATTTGATGGGATCGTGACTGCGCCGATTGCGAAATCGGCTTGGCAGGCGGCCGGGCATATTTATCCGGGGCAAACCGAATTGTTAGCGGAGAAATCTGGTGCGGATCGCTTTGGCATGATGTTTTTGGGGCGATCGCCCCAAACGGGCTGGGTATTGCGGGCGTTGCTGGCGACGGTGCATATTCCGTTGCGGGCTGTCCCGGAGCAGCTCACGCAGCAGGTCATGACCCGCAAACTGGAATTGCTGTTGGATTGTTTACAGCAAGATTTTGGTCTGCAGACACCACATATTGCGATCGCGGGGCTCAATCCCCATAGTGGCGAACTCGGTCAATTGGGTTGTGAAGAAGTCGATTGGCTACAGCCTTGGCTCGAGGATGCGCGCGCCCGTTACCCTCAAGTCAGATTGGAAGGTCTAATTCCCCCCGACACAATGTGGGTAAAACCGGGACGGGCCTGGTTTTATGATCAGACAATTACCACCGCCGATGCCTATTTAGCGCTATATCACGATCAAGGATTGATTCCCGTGAAGCTAATGGCCTTTGATCGTGCCGTGAATACTTCCATTGGTTTACCCTTTGTGCGGACCTCTCCGGATCATGGAACAGCCTTTGATATTGCTGGACAAGGGATTGCCAGCCCGCAAAGTATGCAGAGTGCGATCGAGTGGGCGATTTATCTATGTCAGCAACGATGTAAGACTACGAAATGTTAA
- the petM gene encoding cytochrome b6-f complex subunit PetM, with amino-acid sequence MGEIFTVAATCFTLILVGLVLGFGLLKIQGGEE; translated from the coding sequence ATGGGAGAAATTTTTACTGTAGCAGCGACATGCTTCACCCTCATTCTAGTGGGGTTGGTCCTCGGTTTTGGTCTCCTGAAGATTCAAGGTGGCGAAGAGTAG
- a CDS encoding NAD(P)H-binding protein, translating to MTLLIVGATGTLGRQVTRRALDQGYEVRCLVRSQKRAAFLKEWGAQLVSGNLLDPETLDDALEGVTAVIDAATARATDSLSNKKIDWEGKLNLVAAMQRASIDRYVFFSILDSEKFPDVPLMNIKCCFEKYLAESDLKYTILRPAGFMQGLIGQYAIPILEGQSVWLTGQTAPIAFMDTIDIAKFAVRALEVSDTERQSFPVVGTRAWGAQDIIKLCERCSDKTAKVTTVPLGLVRGLGKFLRFFQWSWNIADRLAFTEVMATGRELNASMDEVYQTFDLDVGEMSTLEDYMQEYFSRILKKLKEVEMAQAKQKKKKKKKKTDRTYPKF from the coding sequence ATGACCCTATTAATTGTGGGTGCCACAGGCACATTAGGAAGACAGGTCACACGTCGCGCACTGGATCAGGGTTACGAGGTGCGTTGTCTCGTACGCAGTCAAAAGCGGGCCGCTTTCCTAAAGGAATGGGGTGCTCAACTCGTCAGTGGGAATCTGCTTGATCCCGAGACCCTCGACGACGCTCTGGAAGGAGTTACCGCAGTAATTGACGCCGCCACGGCCCGCGCCACTGATTCGCTCAGTAATAAAAAAATTGATTGGGAAGGCAAACTTAATTTGGTCGCGGCAATGCAACGCGCGTCCATCGATCGTTACGTCTTCTTCTCGATTCTGGACAGCGAAAAGTTCCCCGATGTCCCCTTAATGAATATCAAGTGCTGCTTTGAAAAGTACTTGGCAGAATCGGATTTGAAATACACCATCTTGCGCCCGGCTGGCTTTATGCAGGGCCTGATCGGGCAATATGCCATTCCGATTTTGGAGGGTCAATCCGTTTGGTTGACCGGCCAAACGGCACCGATCGCCTTTATGGATACGATCGACATTGCCAAGTTTGCCGTCCGCGCCTTGGAAGTTTCAGACACGGAGCGGCAGTCTTTTCCCGTCGTTGGCACCCGTGCTTGGGGCGCCCAAGACATTATCAAACTTTGTGAACGCTGTTCCGATAAAACTGCGAAGGTGACAACTGTGCCTTTGGGGTTGGTGCGTGGTCTCGGCAAGTTCCTGCGCTTCTTCCAATGGTCTTGGAACATTGCCGATCGCCTGGCCTTCACGGAAGTAATGGCCACAGGTCGCGAACTTAACGCTTCTATGGATGAGGTTTATCAAACCTTTGATCTCGATGTTGGGGAAATGTCCACCCTCGAGGACTACATGCAGGAATACTTCAGCCGTATTCTCAAGAAGCTGAAGGAAGTTGAAATGGCCCAGGCCAAGCAAAAGAAGAAAAAGAAAAAGAAGAAAACCGATCGGACTTATCCGAAGTTCTAG
- a CDS encoding NAD(+) kinase — MPKAGIIYNDQKPSACEGEVAVRQNLEARGWEVVSATGAGGILGYASPGNPICHTPIERISPPGFDKDMVFAIVLGGDGTVLSAFRQVASWHIPLLAVNTGHLGFLTEVLTDQLDEAIEAVLSGEYEIENRAMLMVQVYREGTMMWEALGLNEMVIHREPLTSMCHFEVEIGRFSRVDIAADGIILSTPTGSTAYSLSAGGPVITPGIPVMHMVPICPHSLASRGLVFSNTEPVTIFPATSARLVMVVDGNAGCYIFPDDCVRIEKAPYPARFIRLQPGKFFDLLQDKLGWGIAHVAKPEAPPTRQRDD; from the coding sequence GTGCCTAAGGCCGGCATCATCTACAACGACCAAAAGCCCTCCGCCTGCGAGGGCGAAGTCGCGGTGCGCCAAAATCTGGAAGCCCGCGGATGGGAAGTTGTGAGCGCCACAGGCGCTGGCGGCATCTTGGGTTATGCCTCACCCGGCAATCCCATTTGTCATACCCCGATTGAACGCATATCGCCTCCAGGATTTGACAAAGATATGGTGTTTGCCATCGTCTTGGGCGGTGATGGCACTGTCCTATCGGCATTTCGCCAAGTCGCCTCCTGGCATATTCCTTTACTGGCGGTCAATACGGGCCATCTCGGATTCTTGACGGAAGTGTTAACCGATCAACTCGATGAAGCGATCGAGGCGGTGCTCAGCGGTGAATATGAGATCGAAAACCGCGCCATGCTAATGGTCCAGGTTTACCGTGAAGGCACCATGATGTGGGAAGCCCTTGGCCTGAATGAAATGGTGATTCACCGCGAACCCCTCACCAGCATGTGCCACTTTGAGGTAGAAATCGGTCGCTTCAGCCGCGTCGATATTGCCGCTGATGGGATTATCCTATCGACCCCCACCGGCTCAACCGCCTATTCACTATCGGCTGGGGGACCAGTCATTACGCCGGGCATTCCGGTCATGCATATGGTGCCAATTTGTCCCCATTCCCTCGCATCGCGGGGACTCGTCTTTAGCAATACTGAGCCAGTCACCATCTTTCCCGCCACCTCGGCCCGATTGGTCATGGTGGTCGATGGCAATGCCGGATGCTATATCTTTCCCGACGACTGTGTCCGGATTGAAAAAGCCCCCTATCCAGCCCGCTTTATTCGCTTACAGCCAGGCAAATTCTTCGACTTACTCCAAGACAAATTAGGTTGGGGTATCGCCCACGTGGCCAAACCAGAGGCACCGCCAACACGTCAGCGCGATGACTAG
- the nblR gene encoding response regulator transcription factor NblR encodes MSNPAIDRMAETASNLIPCILILESQEPIGKYVSDDLQEVGYETILTNNADIAFQQTFERSPAMVIIDRGLDNESALVFCERLRQKGSRIPVLLMMNRDGVDDRVICLEVGADDYFLKQPYRSDALIKMVQFYLKTEVTTQEQLRFGDLVLDLGTRQVLRNGKTIDLTMKEFELLKYMMEHPRDVLSREQILENVWGFDYVGESNVIEVYIRYLRLKIEEEGGKRLIQTVRGIGYVLREN; translated from the coding sequence ATGAGTAATCCGGCAATTGACCGCATGGCAGAAACCGCAAGCAATCTCATCCCTTGCATTCTGATTTTGGAATCGCAGGAGCCGATCGGTAAGTATGTCAGCGATGACCTTCAGGAAGTTGGCTACGAAACAATTCTGACCAATAATGCGGACATCGCATTTCAACAAACCTTTGAGCGATCGCCAGCGATGGTGATTATTGATCGAGGGCTCGACAATGAATCGGCCCTCGTCTTTTGTGAGCGCCTGCGTCAAAAAGGTTCCCGCATCCCTGTATTACTGATGATGAACCGGGATGGGGTGGACGATCGGGTAATTTGCCTGGAAGTCGGCGCCGATGATTACTTTCTCAAGCAACCCTACCGCAGTGATGCCCTGATTAAGATGGTGCAGTTCTACCTCAAAACCGAGGTAACGACTCAAGAGCAACTGCGGTTTGGCGATTTAGTGCTTGATCTTGGAACACGCCAAGTCCTAAGGAATGGCAAAACCATCGACCTCACGATGAAAGAGTTTGAATTACTCAAGTACATGATGGAGCATCCTCGCGATGTCCTATCGCGAGAACAAATTCTGGAAAACGTCTGGGGGTTTGACTATGTTGGGGAATCCAACGTCATTGAAGTCTATATTCGCTATCTCCGCCTGAAGATCGAAGAAGAGGGTGGCAAACGACTAATTCAAACGGTACGAGGCATCGGCTATGTGTTGCGCGAAAATTAG
- a CDS encoding DUF192 domain-containing protein, producing the protein MTIRSRPQLAALLLACLSLGLLGCSEAQAPANPTTNNPPPIISSTVVNDAPQTLPFEITATINQIQFKIAVANTPRQQQIGLMLRSNLPDDEGMLFPFSPARRVGFWMKNTLIPLDMLYIRDGIIREIKHNVPPCKTDPCPTYPSEELIDQVIEIRGGLAKAVGIKVGDRVQLETINPKS; encoded by the coding sequence TTGACAATTCGCAGTCGCCCACAGCTCGCAGCCCTGCTCCTAGCCTGCCTCAGCCTTGGCCTACTCGGTTGCAGCGAAGCCCAAGCCCCGGCAAATCCGACCACAAACAACCCGCCGCCCATCATCTCTAGCACCGTCGTTAATGACGCGCCTCAGACTTTGCCATTCGAGATCACCGCAACGATTAATCAAATCCAGTTCAAAATCGCCGTCGCCAACACCCCACGCCAACAACAGATTGGCTTGATGCTGAGAAGTAACCTACCCGACGATGAAGGCATGCTCTTCCCCTTCAGTCCCGCCCGGCGCGTCGGGTTCTGGATGAAAAATACATTGATTCCATTAGACATGCTCTATATCCGCGATGGCATCATCCGTGAGATTAAACACAATGTGCCACCTTGCAAGACTGATCCTTGCCCAACCTATCCATCGGAGGAATTAATCGATCAAGTCATCGAGATTCGTGGTGGTTTAGCCAAAGCAGTCGGCATCAAGGTGGGCGATCGCGTACAGCTAGAAACAATCAATCCCAAGTCGTAA
- a CDS encoding DUF2949 domain-containing protein: MAPSTYSKFIQFLTDELAVSMSSIDFAVRHRENSCDPLPMILWQYGLISLEQLDRIFDWLETA; encoded by the coding sequence GTGGCTCCCTCGACTTACTCAAAATTTATTCAATTCCTCACGGATGAGCTAGCCGTATCGATGTCGTCCATCGATTTTGCGGTCCGCCATCGTGAAAACTCCTGCGATCCTTTGCCCATGATTCTTTGGCAATATGGCCTAATTTCGTTGGAGCAGCTCGATCGGATCTTTGACTGGTTAGAAACCGCCTAG